The nucleotide sequence TGAGGTTACTTTTAGGAACTGAGTGCCCAATGTGAATGACCTTGATGCATTGTCTTCGCCACGGCTGCTTTGTTGGTAGCTCTTACCCAAGAAAGCAGCAGCGCTACAGTGCCTACAGTCACTGCATTGTGGAATACCAATCTAGTTTTTCACTATTGAAATAATCTGGGTGGAGCATTTGAAAGAAGTTGTTTGCAGGTGCCACAGACATTATACAGTGCTGCTGTTTGACTAAAACTGTCTGAAACTGAAAGTGAAATTAGAACCAGTTCGTTTTTAACAGACTTCAGGAACTACAGCGACATTCCAGACCCCAGCATAATGGCGGGAATCTACCGAGTATTTGTGATTGATTTGACAGGGAAACAAAGACAAATTTATTCCTCAAACTCGGAAACGGAGTTCAAAGCCACAAAGATCCAAGAGATTAGGAAGAAAATTCTTGAGAATATTGGTTATCTACCAGGTACCTGGGTaatattttgtcacgaaccagcaacaaagaaacacactgagcatgattcagtgttaaaaactattttattaatcactacttatgataatacgtaaaataaaagtaaaaatgttagtatgttagaattcaaaaatgttaaacctcgaacgttaaccccaaaactaaacttgtcgtgtgtgtgtgtggcaaagtccaaaactcccagttccggaatggttcttaaagttcagttccgcaagccataaggtgaaacatgagcaagggcttcttcaacaaccaccgttgtctgaagataagacgtagatgtagagaaacagagagagagtacatacgaaatccaaatgttccacgatggaacccaaacgacacttcagtgtttactcagtagtgacttcctcaccccgaaaagcatctgaatcgtggtcgtcccacacataaatacctgtttccttctacaggtcagcatcaaagtgaactccaccggattacttccaacttccatacatggatttctatggcaaacacagttattgtttctcatccattgatagagaaaacaagcaggctgg is from Pristis pectinata isolate sPriPec2 chromosome 6, sPriPec2.1.pri, whole genome shotgun sequence and encodes:
- the LOC127571849 gene encoding uncharacterized protein LOC127571849 — encoded protein: MAGIYRVFVIDLTGKQRQIYSSNSETEFKATKIQEIRKKILENIGYLPGGGSDDFRLVFRNAILEDERTFADYEITHMSILHLIPQLSGGGSLKH